TTTTCTCTTCCATCCCAAAATAAACACGGTATCCAGGTCCGAAGGTAAACCGCAATTCAAAGAGATTATCGCCAAGCGATTTATAATTGCCCAGATTTCCTTGTTCAACTCGATCCAAACGAGTGAAGATACGTGCACGATCGGTTCCAGCAATACTGGAAACCCACTCAGCAAAAGGTTCCTTGCTATTTGTAGGATCCTGAAAGATAACAATTCTTATAGGCTGAGCAATCATAGGATAGTGTCGCACAAAAGCGACACTGCGTCAAGTAGAATACAAGAAGGACGGGCAAAGTCCGTCCTTCATCATTTAAGTAACCGACTAAAAAGGGGGACGGCTCACCCGTCCCCGGTTTGCACAAATCTGCGCCACTCGACTTTGCTGTTGCGGAAGTTGATAAGATAGCCAACTGGAACCTTGGACAGACGGAGGTAATATATAAGCTGTGCCTCCATGGCGGATGTGAGCTGCCGTACTGATTTGAGTTCCAGTATGATGCTGTTTGCAACAACAAGATCAGCGATGTAGGCACCTGCCAGTTCGCCCTTGTAGTAGAGGGGATAGATTTTTTCTGTACAGAAGGGAATACCCCGTTTTTTAAGTTCGATGACCAGGGCCCCATGATAGGCAGATTCCAGAAGCCCGGGACCACAAATGTTATGAACCGAAAAGACTGCTCCCAGCACCTGATGAGACAATTCCTTGAAAGCTATGTGTGCCATACTGCACCTCCTGTTTTTCTTAACAAACACCAGCCAAGCGAGGAGCAGTCACAGGGCGAAGAGCGACAGCGTCCCTTGACGGCGATGATGCCCCAGCGATTCGCCACAGGCGATATCGCAAGCCCAAGGTTTACGCAGTAAACCGCAGGGGGGAGGTATACTGGAAAGAACAGGAGGAGGCGAAGAGGAAAACTAAACCGCTGATGAACGCTGATGATACTGGGTACAACGGAGAAGCGGTTCACTGATGTATATGGGGTCGGGCATAACAGAGATATAGAAAAGAGGATTTCCCATCTGTTCTCTTTCTGTTACACTGTT
The Marispirochaeta aestuarii genome window above contains:
- a CDS encoding type II toxin-antitoxin system RelE/ParE family toxin, coding for MIAQPIRIVIFQDPTNSKEPFAEWVSSIAGTDRARIFTRLDRVEQGNLGNYKSLGDNLFELRFTFGPGYRVYFGMEEKSLILLLAGGSKSTQNRDIKKARQYWDIYRREN
- a CDS encoding GxxExxY protein; amino-acid sequence: MAHIAFKELSHQVLGAVFSVHNICGPGLLESAYHGALVIELKKRGIPFCTEKIYPLYYKGELAGAYIADLVVANSIILELKSVRQLTSAMEAQLIYYLRLSKVPVGYLINFRNSKVEWRRFVQTGDG